CATTCTTCTGTGAACCCTGAGGGATGACCCTCAATTGATTGTTATAGCCTTTAGAAAGGTATCTCGCAAGCAAGCGGTTTGCACACAAAGTGGAATCTAACGTATGCCGACAGCAAGAACGCAGCCATGTGAAACAGACTGAGCATACAGGAAACAGCTACTGTAAGTAAAAGCTTGATCTCAGTGATGTGTTAATTGAGCCGATTGTCAGGATGACTGAAATAtgagttgtttaaatcaatacagATTTCAGCcaatgttttaatttgtatgtccacgtcaataacaaaacaaacaaatgactaCTCGCATTTAGTTTGAGCAAAACATAATGCTCTTCTAGTTGTTTGCAGCCAGAAGAAGAACTGCAGTTAAACGTCACTGAAGCTGCACAGAATAGGGGTAAAGCACAGTGCAGTGCAATTTAGTTGCATTTTAATTCTATACAACCCTGCATATTTGAACTAACAGCTACAGGGATTCCATGATAAACAAGGTTTTCAACAAATTCTCACAGACATTTTGACATGTagtttttattacaaaaatgacAAATGGAATAAACATATTTTGgtcaccacaaaaaaaaaagacattgggattttaaaataaataatggattTACACAGCAATCTTTTATTTACTGTTTGCCACCATTAAAACTGGGGGTATGACAGCTGTGGCTGGCGCCTTAGGATGTCATTATTATGAGGAATATACAGCAGGCACTTTGACAATCAATAGTTTACTGCCTGTACCATACAAcatattttgtaaattatttcaGGGCTTCAAGGCATTACTTTAATGGCCAttgttgtaaaataataacattaaaacagatTTTCTATGCAGGCTTTACATAATTTCTCCATGAAATCTGTTTTTGCTACCCACATTTAAGGGAATGTGTTATTTTCTGCATCATACTAAACACTTAGaagtatatgtatttttttcaaacattCAGGTGCTTAGGAGGCCATACGGGAGTACAGTATTTACTTAGAAATTTTAAAACTGATTTTGAAGTTCCATGCATACTTTAAAAGAAATAGTCTAAAGGggaatttgtgtttttaattttgagTTGATTCTAGTCAATCtaaacaaatcaaaatgaaaTGCTTATTCTGACGGTAGGCTTGTCTGAGAATGAATATCACTAACTTCTGGCATCTCAGTAAGCTGTTGCTTTACATTCTGGAGATCTGTTTTAACAACAGTTAAATTGAAAAAGGTATCTTTCAGTAAAGCAATATCCTGCTCCTTTCGTAAGAGATCAGAAGCCAGTCTGCCGATCCTAAAGGTCAGGTCACTCACCCGGGGCTCCAACAGGGCAAAGTCCTTTCTGATGGCAAACACTTTGGGTTTCAAGTCATTAGCAAATGTCACTGTCCTTACCAGCCTAGCTCGTCCGCTCTCCAGACTTAAAAGTCGGTCTGTCAGTTTGCCATCTTCAGCCTTCAGCTCGGCATATTTCTTCTTGAGAGAGTCAATTTTATTAGCATTCCTGCTTGTGGAACTCTTCAGCTCAGTCATTCGGTTGATGCTGCCTGCCAGCAGGTCACCAATCTTCTGAACCATCATTTTCTCTGCTTGTTTCACCTTCTCTTCCAGTACCTGTGTAGAATCTGCCAATGCCAACACGTCCGACTCCAAACCAGATATGCGTCGCACGTCAGTCTTCACCGCAGACACCTTCATAGACATGTCTTTAGCAATGGTGGCAGTGCTTTGCTCTATCTTCCCAACAGCCCCAGAGAGAGCAGTCAGGTTTTCCTGCAGCTCAGCTCGCTTCTCTGTAATGTTGGATGACCACTTTTTCAGTTTTTCAATGTCTCCTTCCAGATTTTCTACGTGAGCGGGTAGTGGATGGTCTCTTAGTTTAATCATGAGCGCTTGGGTATTTTCAAACTAcacaaagaaaaggaaaacagtattttttattcaaaatgtcaaatgttaacaaaatattaaatggAGGCAAGAAAGAGACATGCTAGTTTCTAACTTTGTAGGCTTTATATGTAAATTTACTAAATAAAATTGATAGTCCATAActggttttaaacaaaacaaaacaaaaagcaatgaCGTTAGTATCTGGCAAATTCATTCAGTGATTAGGTCAGGAACaaattaaaacagattttttaatgtttttaatttttaaatagtgAACGTGAGCTCTGCGTAAAAGCagaaaaaatgttttcttctctTTATTCACTTCCAGTGTTATACCTGACCTCCGCATCCCAGGAGAAGCACAGAAAGAGAGtgcaaaataatgtgtaaaacagGAAATACATTTACGGCATAGTGGCAGAAAGATCTGACTTCATTAAtcaatcaaattaaaataagaatacaaacatttactttttaggttaaaaaaaaaaaacaattctagaaACTGAAGCATTACACAAAACATACTTAttgaaacttaaaacaaaaatggtTTATTTCACATTGTAACAGACTTTTATTGTTATCTTATTTGCAAAATACAGTAGTTCACTGCATTGTATATACAAATGTGTTTATACTATTGATGTTTACAATGCCAACAAAAATGTTACAGTAACAATGCACAAGTTCAAGTTTACTGTATCGTTCTGCAGCAACAGACACTAGAACATCAAagtaaaatattgaataatactTTGCAATAAACGCTTTGCACAGAATTACCTTGTTTACTGCCAAGGAAGGCCTGAGCTGAGTAATTGTTACTCATTTTCAAAGACATAAAGATAGGCCTGGAATGTCTGGTTCATAAGCCCCTTTCTGAAATATTCATAAATAGTTTACAATACAGTTTACAATTTTCCTTTTAAACCAAAATGTACCCCAGTAATCTAAAGAGTATAACTTTTTTTAAACCTCAACAGCCTGTTATTAAGAATTATACTGTGCAACCGAACTTGCTCTCTTTTACATGCGCACATAAATCTGTTTATTGTAATTCTGAATAGGTACCAAGTTAGGTAGAcaccactgttttttttaaaattatttttatgcatAAGCCCCTGAAAATACATTAGAATTTggggaacaaaacaaacaaatctataaacataattttgatcttttatttaacatcatgtaaatcaacaaaactacaaaattatattgcaaaagtctaccagaagccataatagtagtactgtatttcatgttggatttaaaaatgtcattttaaaatggtcagttttcagttaagtatatggaaaactacaaagcggtatgtaattccatatgttgatacaacattattcagcaggttttatttgactttatgaagcaaaattagttttaAAGCTGTGATACAAAGGGCTCAATTCAGCAACAAGTGCAAAagcacattttctgaaaggaatataTAATTTTAGCAGTACGAAACTATCAAGGAATTGCTCagaacagtatatattttttgcctAACTTCAACTGTTGTTTCTTGCCGTGCCTTGTTGATAAGAGAAATAACAATTCAAGGGAAATAACAAGCATAGGTGCAAGGGTAAATAGTAAAGATAAAATACATGTGgcatacatgtattgtaaggaTTTCAAGTCATATAtttttggttttatagttttatagttaTAAGTGTGCAAACAAAAACGTACATGCATAATTGGACAGAAAAGATTTAAATTTTTAAaagatttcttttttcaaataaaattgcAGTTTATGCTCGATACGTTCCATTTTTGTATCAGTACAGGTAAATTAGGTGttggattaaataaataaaaaaaaagcaataaactACTGAGCCCTGGAGGGGAcataagagaaaaaaatatatatcttgtgcGCATGACTTACTATCTCGTGGCCACGAGATACCTTAGATATTAAGACGTGCGCACAAGATATATATTAGTTTCTCTCATGTCCCCTGCCGGGCTTCGTAATAAACACATTCTTACTAAACAATAGCACAGAAATAACAGTGGCATCTACAAAATATCATTTCCCTGATATCAATTTTAAAGTTCAGTGTTCAGTTCTTCCTGGATTACTGGCATTTCTTTTTGGGCTCTATCAAATTCCTTCaccgtttctttcaaaactttcAACTCATTTGCTAATTTCAGAATGCTATTATCAACCTGCAGGATGTCCAGATCCTTCTTTATTTCCAAGATCTCAGATACAACTTTAAGCATATTGTCCTCCATGTTGAACACTTGTACAGTCAGATCCTCTATCCTCTTCTCTGTGTTTATCAGTTCAGAAGACATCTTGAGAATGGAGGTAACAGCATTCTCCACAGTTGGGAGCTGCTCCTCACACTTTTCCATTTTTGGCTGGTAGTCTGCAAGCTTCTCCATCAGCTCGGAATCTTTGTTGACCATCACCAGCCCCTGCTCCTCCAGTTTCTGTATCTGCCTTGTGTTCCAGTCCAGTTGCTTTTCAAATTCCACCACTTCTTCATCCTCGTTGCGCTGAAGGACCCTTGAATTTCTCTTGGTGCTGTCCTCCAAGTCTTCCAAGGCCACGGAAAGCATCTTCAAGTTCTTCTCGGCCTCGTTGATCTTTGTGGTTACCTTGTTGTGTATGACTCTGGTTTCAGACTTCAGGTTCCCGATATCCAGGTTGATTTGGTCCAAGCTGCTTTTCCAGAGGTCTGTCACGTTTTGAAAGCGTTCGTTTATGTTTTGCATGTTTTGCGATACTGACCGTTCGCTGTCTTGCATGACGTTTATGATGGTTTGCAGACCAGAGACGTCATGCTCCAGCGTGGTTACCAAGGAGACGGAGGAAAGGGCTTCCTGAAGATCTTCTTCAGAGGACTCGAGCTGCACCCACAACATAAAACATGTAGTTTTTGTCTACTTCAATGGCATAATTTCAATCCTCACAGCACCCAATATGGCAACTGCAATTTCTGTATTTTACTTAAGAAAATCACTTTCTAAAACAATTATGAGGTTAAAGACTCCATTGTACTGTACTTGCTGTTCATCACAAAACGTATGATCAGATGGTAGATCCTGTCCTTAAAACAATGTACAGTGTGAAATGCTACAGCTTACTCGTTCACATGCATCAATCTGTACAGACCAGTAGGTTTTGTTTGCAGAACTCTCAGGGTACCTTATCCTAAAtatacaacatttatttttaaatacctacaatgacagtaaaaaaaaaaaaaagtttagggtTTTTAACGTTATCTATTTACCCACTTGGTTGGTGAATGTGTTTATGTTGTCCTCTCAGTGTATGCTTACCGTTTCAGACAAGAGCAAATTGTTTGAAGTTACCACAGGGGTCTGTTTATGGTAATTCCAAGTCACTCTTATTCGATTATTTCTGCACAGCTTATCTGTACAGCTTGCTCTCATGATAGTTTGAGGAACACTTTCCTTCGCTGTTTCTTTCCTTTTTCTGATAAATGATGAACAATCATAAACTATTCTGGGATGCAGGGTCCATCAGAGAATCACGCTAAAGCCTGTGCAACAGTTATATGCTTCCCAATAAATCAACCATTCTGAAGCAATTTCtgttggaatagttagtaagcattgaAATCCCTTTAATACACAACGTTAAGGGACCAGCAGATGTTACCTTTTTAGAAACTTGGTTGATTTCGTTTTCCAGACTCTGGATATCTCTAGTTTTCTTGTACAACTCATTGTACTTTTCTTCCACATCTGCAAACTTCTTGGCTTGCTGCAACACAAACCTGAAAATTAAAAGGGAAGTTCATTTTTAATACACCATAAAGCTCCCTGAATAAGTTTAGTGAATGAGAATCTCTGCCATTTGCATTCATTTGGATTGCAAACCTTGCCATCCTTCCATAACACAACACGGTACAATGTGCATAAACTTTATAAAGGGTGAATGTACAGTATAGCCACAGAAGTCTGTTGCCCCAAAAAATGACTGATTTGGTTGAAGAGCTTAAGCATCACACAACtgactttatttaattaaaatccaGCACCCGGACTCTTCCAATACCAGCCACTCTTAAATATCCTCTACATTATTTGAGCCCAGTTGTAATCACAAGATAATTTTCTTTGGGTTATGCAGTGCATactgtgtgacagcataaaatatGTTTAGCTTGCTACCACGAAAACTGTTCAGAAAAGGCAGAGATCCTCAGGCAACTGAATTGGCCTTCTTTACTTGAGCCTcatttgcttattattattattatttttatttcatagtAGTGCCTTTAATGCCGCAATTATGTATATTACAGCTAGAATGTAGTTTACCGGCAACATTTCCATACACCAACTTTTCCACGTTTCATCACTTCATAGGATTAAACCTATGGCATAGTACCCTAGTCCACAGATATTCATTAGCCAATTTAACTTCATTCAATGACCTCTAATGCACTCATCATTTTAATAAAGATTATGGATATACCGGTAGGTCTGTGTCAGAATAACCAGACCTTAGTCAGTTACTTCACTTTATCACTGAAAGATTAATTACTTTCTACATTTCAAATACAgcagtacatctcattacaatgttTTTGATCCCTCactatctccaccctgtttttgtgaatttctgaaggaacgcccagaattacatattcatctaacgCTAAaacgcaaataagaactgcggctgcaaagcattcgttaaaatgatgctaacagcgttgcgtttgtttagtatatttcacgctacacttcccaCTGGTTTGCAACGACTGCTACAGaagcaacactttagtacatctaccccttttTGTGCATTAAAATAGCCAATCACAACAGTAGGAGGGACTGACTAAGATATAACAAATGTATCtggaaacatattttctcttgaaataagtctatattcactttcagttcaccgcAGGTAACCCTCTAAGAAACGTATGTtggtgaataatacaaaaataatttatgaactagttattttcacattatgtgaaattcatgttgtaaaatattttacaactttcggattttttatttattatttaagtatacattttgttgtttttaacaataaTGAAACACAATAGTTTCAGGTCCCCAGGTgccaatttaatttctttttaaaaaaatgatagagTGCTATATGTGATAattgtttaaaacaattacaaaaaactaaTCACGTCGCCgtttcatttgacttttttttttttttaaatatccaaatAAGCTGCTTTAGAGGTAAatctttttaatttggtgaccccttatttatattcctgtgttaaatgtattatagaagaagtatattttatcctgcaaagtttaagaaaagagagacaatggagtactcatatttaagattaatgctatctgttgcatacgtgtgatagctatataaagtattttgtaagtattttactttatcccAGCTATATTagtttaacagaagaaaaacaacacgttgataaaaacatatttttcctCTGCTATCACGTTCAATATGATATTCGATCAAACATTGcgaaagttaaaataaaaaccctagagcttccccgtagcttggaaattggaagttattcacaacaTTTCTCAATCTGGTCACTTTACCAAAACCAGACGTCCCGCTATAAAATGCGTAGAGCGGTGCACAGGTAGACAGTGGCTGCATTTTACACCATTTGTTTTCCTGAAAAGGGAATATGTTTTCAACATTTAACAATACAACTTACCATGCAAGTGCAAGAGACACAATTAAAGACAAAAGACAAGTCACTGTCTTTATGTCCACTCCAGAAGAAGAAACACGATTCTCCGTTTTTCCCGTTAAATCAGCTTGTTTCACTTTTTCCTCTTTCAATTTCGTCTTCTCTTCTGTTTCTTCATTTTGTTTACCTGACGGTgttgttttcttcctttgtttcaCCTCATTGCTGGGCATTTTGATAACACGGTGGTGTATGTATACGCGTTACTTCTTCCAGTTCGTATACACTCCGGAAAGGTTTTAGGAAAAAATCTCCATAGCCATTAATGGGAAATGGACTAAACCAAACCGCTACTTTAATAaaaatggataaataaataaaaagttgctAATGACGTTTACAACTTGATTCGCGTGAAACGTTTTCCGCATTAGTTGCCTGAATAACACAAGGACACAAGGAATAaggattcattcattttaattatcttCAAACCCCAGCAAATAAGCAATGGAAGATTCCGAGAAGATCGGGAATTTTGGGAAGGTGTACACGCGTCACTTCTGGGATGGGTCTTTGAGATTCTGTTGAGAACACACGATAATTGAATATGATTTCAATTGCCAACGTCATCACAAGCTCAATTCTTGATCACAGCTGCAGTCCTTGTATTGGCTGTGCAGAATTCATTAACGTTTTTAGtgcatattacattacattaggtAATACTAAAATGAATAGCAATGATAATAACATTGTATTAACATTAAGACAATGAAATGGTCAGTGTCGTTCAGAGGGTAACATATTTTACgccttttatttaatatttatttctgttacaAAACGAAAATAATTT
Above is a window of Acipenser ruthenus chromosome 14, fAciRut3.2 maternal haplotype, whole genome shotgun sequence DNA encoding:
- the LOC117419535 gene encoding inhibitor of nuclear factor kappa-B kinase-interacting protein-like isoform X2, which produces MPSNEVKQRKKTTPSGKQNEETEEKTKLKEEKVKQADLTGKTENRVSSSGVDIKTVTCLLSLIVSLALAWFVLQQAKKFADVEEKYNELYKKTRDIQSLENEINQVSKKFENTQALMIKLRDHPLPAHVENLEGDIEKLKKWSSNITEKRAELQENLTALSGAVGKIEQSTATIAKDMSMKVSAVKTDVRRISGLESDVLALADSTQVLEEKVKQAEKMMVQKIGDLLAGSINRMTELKSSTSRNANKIDSLKKKYAELKAEDGKLTDRLLSLESGRARLVRTVTFANDLKPKVFAIRKDFALLEPRVSDLTFRIGRLASDLLRKEQDIALLKDTFFNLTVVKTDLQNVKQQLTEMPEVSDIHSQTSLPSE
- the LOC117419535 gene encoding inhibitor of nuclear factor kappa-B kinase-interacting protein-like isoform X1, with the protein product MPSNEVKQRKKTTPSGKQNEETEEKTKLKEEKVKQADLTGKTENRVSSSGVDIKTVTCLLSLIVSLALAWFVLQQAKKFADVEEKYNELYKKTRDIQSLENEINQVSKKLESSEEDLQEALSSVSLVTTLEHDVSGLQTIINVMQDSERSVSQNMQNINERFQNVTDLWKSSLDQINLDIGNLKSETRVIHNKVTTKINEAEKNLKMLSVALEDLEDSTKRNSRVLQRNEDEEVVEFEKQLDWNTRQIQKLEEQGLVMVNKDSELMEKLADYQPKMEKCEEQLPTVENAVTSILKMSSELINTEKRIEDLTVQVFNMEDNMLKVVSEILEIKKDLDILQVDNSILKLANELKVLKETVKEFDRAQKEMPVIQEELNTEL